A section of the Rummeliibacillus pycnus genome encodes:
- the menC gene encoding o-succinylbenzoate synthase, producing the protein MKLQEITIRQLKMKMKAPFTTSFGTFYDKEFLLLEVTDEQGNKGWGESVAFDAPWYNEETYKTNWIVLEDFLIPLVKDQDINHPDEINELFAPIRKNNMAKSTLEGAVWDLYAKRTNQTLASALGGDKKQIEVGISIGIQNSVDELLALIDEYVNEGYKRIKVKIKPGWDVDVIRAIRERFPDVPLMADANSAYRLEDVDLLKQLDEFNLTMIEQPLASDDIIDHATLQKQLKTPICLDESIHSLEDARKAIELGSCGIINIKIGRVGGLTESKKIHDYCQSKGIPVWCGGMLESGIGRAHNVALTTLSNFIMPGDTAGSERYWEKDIIDPEVTVENGYITVPSKTGIGYEPNMDLIETFTVKKKVYKLTNNEVVR; encoded by the coding sequence ATGAAACTTCAAGAAATTACAATTCGCCAATTAAAAATGAAAATGAAAGCCCCATTTACAACAAGTTTCGGTACTTTCTATGATAAAGAGTTTCTTCTATTAGAAGTAACAGATGAACAGGGCAATAAAGGATGGGGTGAGTCCGTAGCCTTTGATGCGCCTTGGTACAATGAAGAGACCTATAAAACAAACTGGATTGTACTAGAAGATTTCCTGATTCCACTGGTAAAAGATCAAGATATTAATCACCCAGATGAAATCAATGAATTATTCGCACCAATTCGCAAAAATAATATGGCAAAATCTACGCTTGAAGGAGCTGTGTGGGATTTGTATGCGAAACGTACAAACCAAACTCTAGCTTCTGCACTTGGTGGAGATAAAAAACAAATTGAAGTTGGAATTAGTATTGGTATTCAAAATTCAGTTGATGAATTGTTAGCTTTAATCGATGAGTATGTAAACGAGGGCTATAAACGTATCAAAGTGAAGATTAAACCAGGTTGGGATGTTGATGTAATCCGTGCTATACGAGAACGATTCCCGGATGTACCGTTAATGGCAGATGCCAACTCGGCTTATCGTTTAGAAGACGTTGATTTATTAAAACAATTAGATGAGTTTAACTTAACAATGATTGAACAACCACTTGCTTCAGACGATATCATTGATCACGCAACATTACAAAAACAATTAAAAACACCTATTTGTTTAGATGAAAGCATTCACTCTCTAGAAGATGCACGTAAAGCAATCGAACTTGGAAGCTGCGGCATTATTAATATCAAAATCGGTCGTGTAGGTGGTTTAACAGAATCTAAGAAAATCCATGACTATTGTCAATCAAAAGGGATTCCAGTATGGTGTGGGGGAATGTTAGAGTCCGGAATTGGTCGTGCGCATAATGTAGCACTTACGACATTATCAAACTTTATCATGCCAGGTGACACTGCTGGTTCAGAAAGATATTGGGAAAAAGATATCATTGATCCAGAGGTAACCGTAGAAAATGGCTATATTACGGTGCCAAGTAAAACTGGTATTGGATATGAACCAAACATGGATTTAATCGAAACCTTTACTGTAAAGAAAAAAGTATATAAATTAACGAACAATGAGGTGGTACGATGA
- a CDS encoding YkvI family membrane protein yields MKKSIEMAGAFVGVIVGAGFASGQEILQFFTSFGWWGIIGTVIATALFAFLGMNLTTLGSRIKATSHKEVVYQICGKYLGAAVDFVITFFLFGVSVVMFAGAGSIFENQFGIPAMYGSLAMLVVTILTLMFNVEKIIGLISAITPFLMVLVVIIAGYSIFTTDLTAAQMNQIAKQQNSGASNWILGALLYVSYNIAAGASMLTVMGGVEKDEKVAKRGGFLGGIGLGLLILLINVAIFTKVDQVGSADMPMLVLATKMSPIVGILMSIALLGMIYNTAVGMLYAFTVRIVPAKSKHFNWIVWVIGFAGFALSFVGFIKLVSAVYPAMGYLGFVLIVSIVIAWAVHVKRSKVKSLVAKEA; encoded by the coding sequence ATGAAAAAAAGTATAGAAATGGCTGGTGCATTTGTCGGTGTAATCGTTGGTGCAGGCTTTGCTTCTGGACAAGAAATACTACAATTTTTCACTAGTTTCGGCTGGTGGGGAATAATAGGAACTGTAATTGCTACAGCTCTATTTGCGTTTTTGGGTATGAACTTAACCACATTGGGAAGTCGTATAAAAGCGACTTCTCATAAAGAAGTAGTGTATCAGATTTGCGGAAAGTATTTAGGCGCAGCTGTTGATTTTGTTATTACCTTCTTCTTATTTGGGGTATCAGTCGTTATGTTTGCAGGAGCTGGCTCCATTTTTGAAAACCAATTCGGAATTCCAGCGATGTATGGTAGTTTAGCGATGCTCGTTGTAACGATTTTGACATTGATGTTTAATGTAGAGAAAATTATTGGTTTAATCAGTGCAATTACACCTTTCTTAATGGTACTAGTAGTAATTATTGCAGGTTATTCGATTTTCACAACAGATTTAACGGCAGCTCAGATGAATCAAATTGCCAAACAACAAAATTCAGGAGCATCCAATTGGATATTAGGAGCACTCCTTTACGTATCTTATAATATTGCAGCAGGAGCATCGATGTTGACGGTTATGGGGGGCGTTGAAAAAGATGAAAAGGTTGCAAAACGTGGCGGCTTCCTTGGTGGAATAGGCTTAGGGCTTCTTATTTTGCTTATAAATGTCGCAATATTCACAAAAGTCGATCAAGTAGGTAGTGCAGATATGCCAATGCTTGTACTTGCTACAAAAATGTCACCAATTGTCGGCATACTCATGTCAATTGCATTATTAGGCATGATTTACAATACAGCCGTTGGTATGCTTTATGCATTTACCGTTCGTATTGTACCTGCAAAAAGTAAGCATTTCAATTGGATTGTATGGGTAATTGGTTTTGCTGGTTTCGCATTAAGCTTTGTTGGATTTATAAAACTTGTTAGTGCAGTTTATCCAGCAATGGGGTATTTGGGTTTTGTTTTAATCGTTTCAATTGTTATTGCATGGGCAGTTCATGTAAAACGTTCAAAAGTCAAATCACTTGTTGCAAAAGAAGCCTAA
- a CDS encoding primary-amine oxidase, whose amino-acid sequence MSVKVNSNVALSHPLSPLSEAEIEKAVQIVKKQQQLTEHVRFMSVMLHEPKKSEVLNYKPGHTVDRQVFLVILDDKEMKTFEAVVNLTTEKVDSYKHIPGVQPNVALEEFEQCEELVKSHPDFVAALQKRGIDNADLIMVDPWSAGNFGVQEHEGKRLLRAICWQKQSPEDNGYAYPLTGIVTYVDLNKMEVFKVEDHGVRPIPTTPGNYHPEVDETIVFRKDLKPLEINQPEGPSFTIEGNLIKWQKWSFRYGFTPREGLVLYTINYHDKGKDRPVIYRAALSEMVVPYGEPTFSHNTQNAFDAGEYGMGQLANSLELGCDCLGEIQYFDGVVADVKGNARTIKNAICLHEEDYGIGWKHTDWRTGHVEVRRSRRLVISFFCTVGNYDYGFYWSFYQDGTIEAEVKLTGILNTGTCEDGKQTKYGSEISPGLNASHHQHFFNFRLDMMLDGENNSVVETETVAETLGEHNPNSNGFYPLSRILKTEQEALRNLDLKTQRTWKIINKNSLNRVNQPVGYKILPGENCFPFAHEEASVMKRAGFLKHHLHVTQFDESEKYATGMYPNQHAGGDGLPKYVEKNRSIDDEDIVVWYTMGHHHIPRPEDWPVMPTAYINFQLKPVGFFDRNPALDVPRPDKKCHTTSTCHTQ is encoded by the coding sequence ATGTCGGTAAAGGTTAATTCAAACGTTGCACTAAGCCATCCATTATCACCATTATCTGAAGCAGAAATTGAAAAAGCTGTTCAAATAGTTAAAAAACAGCAACAATTGACTGAACATGTACGATTTATGTCGGTGATGTTACATGAACCTAAAAAGTCAGAAGTACTTAATTACAAACCAGGACATACTGTAGATCGCCAAGTATTTTTAGTCATTTTAGATGATAAAGAAATGAAAACATTTGAAGCAGTTGTAAATTTGACTACAGAAAAAGTTGACTCCTACAAACATATTCCTGGTGTACAACCCAATGTCGCCTTAGAGGAATTTGAGCAATGCGAAGAATTAGTTAAGAGCCACCCGGATTTTGTAGCAGCTTTACAGAAACGTGGTATTGACAATGCTGATTTAATCATGGTAGATCCTTGGTCAGCAGGAAATTTTGGGGTTCAAGAGCATGAAGGTAAACGGTTACTCCGTGCGATTTGTTGGCAAAAACAATCACCAGAAGATAACGGATATGCCTACCCTTTAACGGGGATTGTTACGTATGTAGATCTAAACAAAATGGAAGTTTTTAAAGTAGAAGATCATGGAGTTCGTCCAATTCCAACAACACCAGGTAATTATCATCCTGAAGTTGATGAAACTATTGTGTTTAGAAAAGACTTAAAACCATTGGAAATCAATCAACCTGAAGGTCCAAGTTTTACAATTGAAGGTAATTTGATCAAATGGCAAAAGTGGAGTTTCCGTTATGGATTTACACCACGCGAGGGCCTTGTATTATACACAATTAATTACCATGATAAAGGCAAAGATCGTCCAGTCATTTACCGTGCAGCCTTATCAGAGATGGTTGTCCCTTATGGTGAACCAACATTTTCGCATAACACACAAAATGCCTTTGATGCTGGTGAATATGGAATGGGGCAATTAGCCAATTCTTTAGAACTAGGTTGCGACTGTTTAGGTGAAATTCAATACTTTGATGGTGTTGTAGCAGATGTAAAAGGAAATGCGCGTACGATCAAAAATGCAATTTGCTTACACGAAGAAGATTACGGGATTGGTTGGAAACATACGGATTGGCGTACAGGCCATGTAGAGGTAAGGCGTTCACGTCGACTAGTAATTTCATTCTTCTGTACAGTTGGAAATTATGATTACGGCTTCTATTGGAGTTTCTACCAAGACGGTACGATTGAAGCTGAAGTTAAACTAACAGGTATTTTAAACACAGGTACATGTGAAGATGGTAAGCAAACAAAATATGGTTCTGAAATTTCTCCAGGATTAAATGCATCGCATCATCAACATTTCTTTAATTTCCGTCTAGATATGATGTTAGACGGTGAAAATAACTCAGTGGTTGAAACAGAAACAGTAGCAGAAACATTGGGAGAACATAATCCGAATAGCAATGGATTCTATCCTCTTTCACGTATCCTAAAAACAGAACAGGAAGCGTTACGTAATTTAGATTTGAAAACGCAGCGAACATGGAAAATTATCAATAAAAACTCACTTAACCGAGTGAATCAACCAGTTGGATATAAGATTTTGCCTGGCGAAAACTGCTTCCCATTTGCGCATGAAGAAGCAAGCGTTATGAAACGTGCAGGTTTCCTTAAACATCATTTACACGTTACGCAATTTGATGAAAGTGAAAAATATGCAACAGGTATGTATCCAAATCAACATGCTGGAGGAGATGGTCTTCCAAAATACGTTGAGAAGAACCGTTCCATTGATGATGAAGATATCGTTGTTTGGTATACAATGGGCCATCATCATATCCCACGCCCTGAAGATTGGCCAGTAATGCCAACTGCATACATTAACTTCCAACTAAAGCCAGTTGGATTCTTTGATCGAAACCCAGCATTAGACGTTCCTAGACCGGACAAAAAGTGTCACACAACTTCCACTTGTCATACACAATAA
- the exaC gene encoding acetaldehyde dehydrogenase ExaC: MVNVKPNIEESGIQFKKKYDNFIGGEWVAPVRGEYFDNITPITKEVFTRVARSTKEDVELALDAAHEAQKTWGKTPVVERARILQAIADRMEENLEKIATVETWDNGKAIRETLYADIPLAIDNFRYFASAIRAQEGQMTPFDEDTVAYHYHEPIGVVGQIIPWNFPILMAAWKLAPALAAGNSVVLKLAEQTPVSFLYVIELIQDLLPKGVLNVINGFGSEAGKELASNPRIAKVAFTGSTAVGKLIMKYASENLIPVTLELGGKSPNIFFEDVMDADDGYLDKAIEGLVMFALNQGEVCTCPSRALIHESIYDRFIEKAIERVKQIKVGNPFELETMMGAQASEEQHKKILSYFEIAKQDGAECLIGGAENQLDRLDGYFIKPTIFKGNNKMRIFQEEIFGPVLAVTTFKTFEEAIEIANDTMYGLGAAVWSRNTNITYKASREIKAGRVWVNTYHQYPAGAAFGGYKKSGIGRENHLKALESYQSTKCVFVSYNEQPQGFF; this comes from the coding sequence ATGGTAAATGTGAAACCGAATATTGAAGAATCAGGCATTCAATTCAAAAAGAAATATGACAATTTTATCGGGGGTGAATGGGTTGCGCCTGTAAGAGGCGAGTATTTTGATAATATTACGCCGATCACGAAAGAAGTATTTACACGTGTAGCTCGTTCCACAAAAGAAGATGTAGAGTTAGCATTAGATGCTGCACATGAAGCTCAAAAAACGTGGGGGAAAACACCTGTTGTAGAACGGGCACGCATCTTGCAAGCCATTGCTGATCGAATGGAAGAAAACCTTGAAAAAATCGCAACGGTAGAAACTTGGGATAATGGAAAAGCGATTCGTGAAACTTTGTATGCTGATATTCCATTGGCCATTGATAATTTCCGCTATTTTGCTAGTGCAATTCGCGCACAAGAAGGACAAATGACACCTTTTGATGAGGATACAGTAGCCTATCATTATCATGAACCTATTGGTGTTGTTGGACAAATCATTCCATGGAACTTTCCTATTTTAATGGCAGCTTGGAAATTGGCACCAGCACTTGCTGCAGGAAATAGTGTTGTTTTAAAATTAGCAGAACAAACCCCGGTATCATTCTTATATGTAATTGAACTGATTCAAGACCTATTACCTAAAGGGGTATTAAACGTCATTAATGGTTTTGGTTCGGAGGCGGGAAAAGAGTTAGCTTCAAACCCTCGTATTGCCAAAGTAGCTTTTACAGGTTCTACAGCTGTCGGCAAACTAATTATGAAATATGCATCTGAGAATCTAATTCCGGTTACCTTAGAATTAGGTGGCAAATCTCCTAATATCTTCTTTGAAGATGTCATGGATGCTGATGACGGATACCTGGATAAGGCGATTGAAGGTTTAGTGATGTTTGCCTTAAATCAAGGTGAAGTCTGCACATGTCCATCTAGAGCCTTGATCCATGAGTCTATTTATGATCGTTTCATAGAAAAAGCCATTGAACGAGTAAAGCAAATTAAAGTTGGTAATCCATTCGAACTTGAAACAATGATGGGTGCACAGGCTTCAGAAGAACAACATAAAAAAATTCTTTCCTATTTTGAGATTGCCAAACAAGATGGAGCGGAATGTTTAATCGGAGGTGCCGAAAATCAACTTGATCGTTTAGATGGTTATTTTATTAAACCGACTATTTTTAAAGGCAATAACAAAATGCGTATTTTCCAAGAAGAAATTTTCGGTCCGGTATTGGCAGTGACTACTTTTAAAACTTTCGAGGAAGCAATCGAAATTGCCAATGATACGATGTATGGATTAGGTGCAGCTGTTTGGTCACGCAATACAAATATTACCTATAAAGCAAGTCGAGAAATCAAGGCAGGCCGTGTTTGGGTCAATACGTATCACCAATACCCTGCTGGTGCAGCATTTGGCGGCTATAAAAAGTCAGGTATTGGTCGAGAAAATCATTTAAAAGCATTAGAATCGTATCAATCAACTAAATGTGTATTCGTCAGTTACAATGAACAGCCACAAGGTTTCTTTTAA
- a CDS encoding helix-turn-helix domain-containing protein, translated as MSSYYPIQPELVQNTYSYRELAPDIQLKQDILFYYEFEPISFYSNIHVIPDACQDLMFYMGEDQKVFLGNTPTTREIYSFFPKGKYFGVRLNPKQTVIQYNCALKQIVQQPFVNVEVGCTLDAKFIKAIFEAKNFEQRVHICNDYFCSQKKEKSLGDEIFTTCFDSIIENNGLFLPEVIQHKTGYSERYIRELFYKKTGFGPKKLSKFIRIQLLLQHFSFEETPINIDQYGYYDPSHYYKEFKSLLVITPAEYIKEFLGWKNIKRKFVSY; from the coding sequence TTGAGTAGCTATTATCCAATCCAACCTGAATTGGTCCAAAATACGTATTCGTATAGAGAACTGGCTCCAGACATCCAATTAAAACAGGATATACTATTTTATTATGAGTTTGAACCAATAAGCTTTTATAGTAATATTCATGTGATTCCTGATGCTTGTCAAGATTTAATGTTTTACATGGGCGAAGATCAAAAGGTATTCTTAGGGAATACGCCAACTACGCGTGAAATTTATTCATTTTTCCCAAAAGGTAAATATTTTGGTGTTCGTTTAAATCCAAAACAAACCGTTATTCAATACAATTGCGCATTAAAACAAATTGTTCAGCAACCGTTCGTTAATGTTGAAGTAGGCTGCACATTAGATGCTAAATTTATAAAAGCTATTTTTGAAGCGAAAAATTTTGAACAAAGAGTGCATATCTGTAATGACTATTTTTGTTCTCAAAAAAAGGAAAAAAGTTTAGGTGATGAGATATTCACTACTTGTTTTGATTCTATTATTGAAAATAATGGATTATTCTTACCAGAGGTGATTCAGCACAAAACAGGTTATTCTGAGCGATATATCCGAGAACTTTTCTACAAAAAAACAGGCTTTGGACCAAAAAAATTAAGTAAATTCATACGGATACAACTTTTACTTCAACATTTTTCTTTTGAGGAGACACCTATCAATATTGATCAATATGGTTACTACGATCCTTCGCATTATTACAAAGAATTTAAAAGTTTACTTGTCATAACACCTGCTGAATATATAAAAGAATTTTTAGGTTGGAAAAATATAAAACGAAAGTTTGTATCTTATTAG
- the eat gene encoding ethanolamine permease, which yields MASNTENVTLKKSLTAINLWAIGVGIVISGSYFGWNFGVGESGFLGMLIATLLMATLYITMTLGISELSTILPHAGGPYSFARRSMGRYVGFITGIGVLLQYIMAGPVVAIGIGGYVNFLFPEIPALVPAAIIFGIFMIVHIIGIKEYATIEMVLCSVAVGLLVLFFIVGLPYIHVGNLFPSSGKYIPGGFKGIWSALPYAMWLFLAIEMLPMLSEETRDVNKDMPKGLISGVTTLLIISIFTITVSIGLGGVDKISVASDPLPASIASVLGETYWLSKVLATVGLVGLVSSCSGVILAYSRQVYSLARAGYLPKFLSLMNKKRQTPYVAIILPGVLGILLVFFFNPNNLILISTFGALVSYIAMNLSVIILRIKEPNLVRSFKTPFYPITPIVSLILCVVAIFASFFANLPFFFVCIAIFALASLYYFIWARHQIDGNAPEENFMVEEIENSSLFGKIEDSKSVVEIEASNLIRELK from the coding sequence ATGGCTTCAAATACTGAAAATGTAACGCTTAAAAAATCTCTCACCGCCATAAATTTATGGGCTATTGGTGTGGGAATCGTCATTTCGGGTTCTTATTTTGGGTGGAATTTTGGAGTAGGTGAATCTGGTTTTTTAGGTATGTTAATCGCAACACTACTGATGGCGACTCTGTATATTACCATGACATTAGGTATTTCCGAACTTTCTACAATATTGCCACATGCAGGCGGACCTTATTCTTTTGCAAGGAGAAGTATGGGAAGGTATGTAGGTTTTATAACAGGAATTGGAGTACTCCTACAATATATAATGGCAGGACCAGTAGTAGCGATTGGTATCGGAGGATATGTAAATTTCTTATTCCCTGAAATCCCAGCACTTGTTCCGGCAGCTATCATTTTTGGTATTTTTATGATTGTGCATATTATCGGTATTAAAGAGTATGCAACGATAGAAATGGTTCTTTGTTCTGTGGCAGTTGGGCTATTGGTACTTTTCTTTATTGTTGGTTTACCATATATTCATGTGGGAAATTTATTTCCAAGTAGTGGCAAGTATATTCCTGGTGGTTTTAAAGGTATTTGGTCAGCACTTCCATATGCAATGTGGTTATTTTTAGCAATTGAAATGTTGCCAATGTTATCTGAAGAAACTAGAGATGTAAATAAAGATATGCCAAAAGGGCTTATTTCAGGAGTGACAACGCTATTAATTATATCCATTTTCACCATAACGGTATCTATTGGATTAGGGGGAGTTGATAAAATTTCAGTTGCTTCAGATCCATTGCCAGCATCTATAGCATCCGTTTTGGGTGAAACATATTGGTTATCCAAAGTATTAGCAACTGTAGGTTTAGTTGGTTTAGTATCTAGTTGTTCAGGTGTCATTTTAGCGTATTCAAGACAAGTATACTCTTTAGCGCGTGCTGGCTATTTACCTAAATTTTTATCATTAATGAACAAAAAGAGGCAAACACCATATGTTGCAATTATATTGCCAGGTGTTTTAGGTATACTCTTAGTATTTTTCTTTAATCCGAATAATTTAATTTTAATTTCCACATTTGGGGCGCTTGTTTCGTATATAGCCATGAATTTGTCAGTCATTATTTTGCGCATAAAAGAACCTAATTTAGTAAGGTCCTTTAAAACACCCTTCTATCCAATTACGCCAATTGTTTCTTTGATCTTGTGTGTCGTTGCCATTTTTGCCAGCTTTTTTGCTAATTTACCATTCTTCTTTGTTTGTATTGCTATTTTTGCCTTGGCAAGTCTTTATTATTTTATATGGGCTAGACATCAAATTGATGGTAATGCTCCAGAAGAGAATTTTATGGTTGAGGAAATTGAAAATTCTAGTCTTTTTGGAAAGATTGAAGACTCTAAATCTGTTGTTGAGATTGAAGCATCTAACCTTATTCGGGAGCTGAAATGA
- a CDS encoding DODA-type extradiol aromatic ring-opening family dioxygenase yields MVPSLFIGHGSPYLAVTHNDYSNFLKELGKRIRPKAIVIFSAHWESQTLSLTYTDDLLDTVYDYYGFPEEMYQINYPAKGSKIVAKILEERFKKAGIQTRREEVRGLDHGVWVALKHMYPEADIPVVELSVNPFLSPKEQFHIGAALKGLGEEDILVIGSGTTVHNFQWMYPNATSPVKEAVEFDDWIFEQVQKGDIDALDQYRSLAPNAALAVPRPEHFVPLFIAMGSASDQTTKPQKINQTYEFGTMSNMCIEF; encoded by the coding sequence ATGGTTCCATCATTATTCATCGGACACGGTTCACCGTACCTAGCAGTTACTCACAATGATTATTCAAATTTTCTAAAGGAATTAGGTAAAAGAATTAGACCGAAAGCAATTGTGATTTTTAGTGCTCACTGGGAGAGTCAAACATTATCACTAACATACACAGATGATCTTTTAGATACAGTGTATGATTACTATGGTTTCCCTGAAGAAATGTATCAAATTAACTATCCTGCAAAAGGATCTAAAATCGTAGCGAAAATATTGGAAGAGCGCTTTAAAAAGGCTGGAATACAAACTCGACGGGAAGAAGTTCGAGGTTTAGATCATGGAGTATGGGTTGCGCTAAAACATATGTATCCTGAAGCAGATATACCAGTCGTGGAATTATCGGTGAATCCGTTCTTGTCGCCTAAAGAGCAATTTCATATCGGAGCAGCATTAAAGGGACTTGGTGAAGAAGATATTTTAGTCATCGGTAGTGGTACAACAGTACACAACTTCCAATGGATGTATCCGAATGCTACAAGCCCTGTAAAAGAAGCAGTAGAATTTGACGATTGGATCTTTGAACAAGTACAAAAAGGGGATATTGACGCTTTAGATCAATATCGTTCACTAGCACCAAATGCCGCTCTAGCAGTGCCAAGACCTGAACACTTTGTTCCTTTATTTATCGCAATGGGTAGTGCAAGTGACCAAACAACAAAGCCTCAAAAGATTAATCAAACCTATGAATTTGGTACGATGAGTAATATGTGTATTGAGTTTTAA
- a CDS encoding zinc metalloprotease: protein MKNKFFLILSIFGLVFTCLFLALFILYKDVTFIKSLISILIAYFILYASICIHELGHYFEAKKRKFIIIDFKWYSNVFVNFNRDNDRENIAKDAKKVAWAGPRNNLILLILSFALIFIVNKLFIDIFNIEYLAYINLYLSLSCSMNLYLFGDNMRQKKGLDGMHIKERSIGKVTLYEHKGISKLIDPNNNLLPPNQNSNGYREGLFFSKVNNLEDGYIKINNKFYEVEFNQVIVPKKKFWNL from the coding sequence ATGAAAAATAAATTCTTTTTAATTTTATCAATCTTTGGTCTAGTATTTACTTGTTTATTTTTAGCACTTTTTATATTGTACAAGGATGTAACATTTATTAAAAGTTTGATAAGTATTTTGATTGCTTATTTCATTCTATATGCCAGTATCTGCATTCATGAATTAGGACATTACTTTGAAGCAAAAAAAAGAAAGTTTATTATAATTGATTTTAAATGGTATAGTAATGTATTCGTAAACTTTAATAGAGATAATGATCGTGAAAACATAGCAAAAGATGCAAAAAAAGTTGCTTGGGCAGGTCCTAGAAATAACTTGATTCTATTAATATTATCTTTCGCTCTTATATTTATTGTAAACAAATTATTTATAGACATTTTTAACATTGAATATTTAGCATATATCAATTTATATTTATCGCTTTCTTGTTCTATGAATCTATACTTATTTGGCGATAATATGAGACAAAAAAAGGGTTTAGATGGGATGCATATTAAGGAACGCTCCATTGGAAAAGTAACACTCTATGAACATAAAGGTATTAGTAAATTGATTGATCCAAATAATAACCTATTGCCCCCAAATCAAAACTCTAATGGATATAGAGAAGGATTATTTTTCTCAAAAGTTAATAACTTAGAGGATGGATATATAAAAATTAATAATAAATTCTATGAGGTGGAATTCAATCAGGTAATAGTACCAAAAAAGAAATTTTGGAATTTATAA
- a CDS encoding thiamine phosphate synthase yields the protein MDKKVALHIITDGQHSLHEVVHIATKFEPDIRYLHIREPGWTAAELFDCVKKLAYAGFPLQKIVINDRIDVALATNVSHVQLGYRSIPIAIASEKFSNLKMGASIHSLEEAINTKANWYLYGHIFDTASKKGIACRGTKLLQQLVNSISIPVIAIGGVTPQNTKEVCATGVSGIAVMSGIWQANDPVAKVKEYAHQLKEWEDEKF from the coding sequence ATGGATAAAAAAGTAGCGCTTCATATCATTACAGATGGTCAACATTCATTACACGAAGTGGTTCATATCGCCACGAAGTTTGAACCTGATATTCGCTATTTGCATATTCGTGAACCTGGTTGGACTGCAGCTGAACTCTTTGATTGTGTAAAAAAATTAGCGTATGCAGGTTTTCCATTACAGAAGATTGTGATCAATGATCGAATCGATGTAGCACTTGCTACGAATGTTTCTCATGTGCAATTGGGTTATCGGAGTATTCCGATTGCTATCGCAAGTGAGAAGTTCTCAAATCTTAAAATGGGTGCATCCATTCATTCGCTGGAAGAGGCTATAAATACAAAAGCCAATTGGTACCTTTACGGACATATTTTTGATACAGCAAGCAAGAAAGGAATCGCTTGTCGTGGAACAAAATTATTACAACAACTTGTAAATAGCATATCGATTCCTGTGATTGCGATTGGTGGAGTTACTCCGCAAAATACAAAAGAAGTATGTGCGACAGGCGTATCAGGAATTGCAGTGATGTCAGGAATTTGGCAAGCGAATGACCCCGTGGCAAAGGTAAAAGAATATGCTCATCAACTGAAGGAGTGGGAAGATGAAAAGTTTTGA